From Oryza sativa Japonica Group chromosome 4, ASM3414082v1, one genomic window encodes:
- the LOC136356062 gene encoding uncharacterized protein: MEVVKLMEQCNNAILHKFPEKKKDPGCPTITCSIGAQQFNQAFCDIGASVSVMPMDVFEKLNFTMLAPTPMHLQLADSLVRYPTGIAEDVPVKIRDSFIPDGFVVLDMETGKETLLILVHPFLKTAGANIDVGTGSIRFRINGKEEKFEFQPRTKHCSMVRIKYGPNLQNILVKFMQNFLEKETTFPRNRYWNTLVKPSVPAKKLEQPA, from the coding sequence atggaggtggtcaagctgatGGAGCAGTGCAACAATGCCATACTCCACAAGTTcccggaaaagaagaaagatccggggtgtcctacgatcacctgctcgatcggggcacaacaGTTCAACCAAGCCTTTTGTGATATTGGAGCAAGTGTCAGCGTCATGCCCATGGACGTCTTTGAAAAGCTCAACTTCACGATGTTGGCACCAACGCCAATGCACCTGCAGCTGGCCGACTCATTAGTCCGTTACCCAACAGGGATAGCAGAGGATGTGCCGGTCAAGATACGGGATTCTTTCATCCCAGATGGTTTCGTGGTGCTGGACATGGAAACAGGAAAGGAAACACTGCTCATCTTGGTGCATCCATTCCTTAAAACTGCAGGAGCCAACATTGATGTGGGAACGGGAAGTATCCGTTTCCGTATTAACGGGAAGGAAGAGAAATTTGAGTTTCAGCCAAGGACTAAACACTGCTCCATGGTCAGAATCAAGTACGGGCCAAACCTACAAAATATCCTGGTGAAGTTCATGCAAAATTTCCTGGAAAAGGAAACCACGTTTcccaggaaccgttattggaaCACACTGGTAAAACCTAGTGTTCCGGCCAAGAAGCTAGAGCAGCCGGCTTAG